A part of Myxococcales bacterium genomic DNA contains:
- a CDS encoding M20/M25/M40 family metallo-hydrolase: MKIKVNHYSGLCCIFLMIVSGTASSDTFNLEESSLLRESLTVEGIRHHQKELEKIALNNNGNRFVKGEGYKQSLDYVENQLKISGYQLSRQSFPLYFSENNSEPQFEQSKPEKYPFKLDEDFSIMSQKATLEFTAQIEAVDLTIPSPKANSSTSGCEVSDFSNFTKGNIALIQRGSCTFQTKVNNAHAAGAVGVIIFNEGNPGRLDVISSSIRGPLAQYPVLGASFAVGQKLSSSKSHGATENFGHIKIDVIEKRHMVQNLIAETAKGDETRVLVVGSHLDSVIHGPGINDNGSGSATILSIAQKYAQLSIEPKNKIRFIWFAAEELGLLGSEHYVSSLSANEKKHILAMLNFDMLNSSNYARFVYNGSRASEGSGFIEQIFLDYFKDMGLVSHPTSFDGRSDYGPFIQAGIPAGGLFSGAEGRKSARLAEIYGGIAYAPYDPCYHKSCDDFAHTGELPEYSLALKSLDELSDAAAHAVLALSKSDADIRSTDLDGKTAIEFEYRGNYLLR; encoded by the coding sequence ATGAAAATAAAAGTGAATCATTATAGTGGTCTTTGTTGCATATTTTTAATGATTGTGTCTGGTACAGCAAGCTCAGATACTTTTAACTTAGAAGAAAGTTCATTGTTGCGTGAAAGTCTAACGGTAGAAGGAATTAGGCATCACCAAAAAGAATTAGAAAAAATTGCATTGAACAATAACGGAAATCGATTTGTTAAAGGCGAAGGATATAAACAATCGCTGGATTATGTTGAAAATCAATTAAAAATTAGTGGCTATCAGTTAAGCCGCCAAAGTTTTCCTCTTTATTTTAGTGAGAATAATAGTGAACCTCAGTTTGAGCAAAGCAAGCCAGAAAAATATCCTTTTAAACTCGATGAAGATTTTTCGATTATGAGCCAAAAAGCAACTTTAGAGTTTACAGCCCAAATAGAAGCGGTCGATTTAACAATACCAAGCCCAAAAGCAAACAGTTCAACATCTGGATGCGAGGTGAGCGATTTTAGTAATTTTACCAAAGGAAATATCGCTCTGATTCAGCGTGGTAGTTGTACTTTTCAAACAAAAGTGAACAATGCACATGCAGCAGGTGCAGTGGGTGTCATTATTTTTAATGAAGGAAATCCTGGTCGCCTTGATGTTATCTCCAGTAGTATTCGAGGTCCTCTTGCTCAATACCCAGTTTTGGGGGCAAGCTTTGCGGTTGGGCAGAAATTGAGCTCTTCCAAATCTCATGGTGCGACCGAAAATTTTGGTCACATAAAAATTGACGTGATTGAAAAAAGACATATGGTTCAAAATCTTATTGCAGAAACAGCAAAAGGTGATGAAACGAGAGTATTGGTAGTAGGTTCTCATCTTGATAGCGTCATTCATGGACCAGGTATAAATGATAATGGCAGTGGTAGCGCTACGATACTCTCCATTGCACAAAAATATGCACAGCTTTCAATTGAACCCAAAAATAAAATTCGTTTTATTTGGTTTGCTGCTGAAGAGCTTGGGCTTTTGGGATCTGAACATTATGTAAGCTCGCTTTCAGCTAATGAAAAAAAACATATCTTGGCCATGCTTAACTTTGATATGCTCAACTCTTCCAACTATGCTCGCTTTGTATACAACGGCAGCCGTGCCTCCGAAGGGTCAGGATTTATTGAGCAAATCTTTTTGGATTATTTTAAGGATATGGGCTTAGTTTCTCACCCAACTTCTTTTGATGGGCGATCTGATTACGGACCTTTTATTCAAGCAGGAATTCCTGCTGGAGGATTATTTTCTGGCGCAGAGGGAAGAAAGAGTGCGCGTTTGGCGGAAATCTATGGTGGCATTGCGTATGCACCTTATGATCCTTGCTACCACAAAAGTTGCGATGATTTTGCTCACACAGGAGAACTGCCAGAGTATTCCTTGGCCCTCAAATCACTCGATGAACTTTCCGATGCTGCAGCGCATGCAGTTTTAGCTCTGTCTAAGAGTGATGCCGATATCCGTTCAACGGATCTTGATGGAAAAACAGCCATTGAGTTTGAATACAGAGGAAATTATTTGCTTAGGTAA
- a CDS encoding metallophosphoesterase, which translates to MRLRYFAGHEIYQEQLSTPIRVAHLSDQHIGRVTPHKVQREAIDLALKKNPDIVVLTGDFVCHSELYLDDLSEIIGKINKPCFAVLGNHDHWTNAQAVRKALKKSGVEVLDNANTIINIGTDRLQIVGLDDAYTKHADIKKAVFGMKKNIATLGLSHIAEQADLLWPHHVPLVLSGHTHAGQITVAGIHELILKKVVGHRYIHGFYGHLDQAHPHGAVYVSAGIGAAVMPIRLGEKGKREVALFDLGATKDSLDHDFYKK; encoded by the coding sequence ATGCGCTTAAGATATTTTGCTGGCCATGAAATTTATCAAGAGCAGCTTAGCACACCTATACGGGTGGCCCACTTAAGCGATCAACATATAGGACGCGTTACACCTCATAAAGTGCAAAGAGAAGCTATCGACTTAGCTTTAAAAAAAAATCCAGACATTGTGGTACTCACCGGTGATTTTGTTTGTCACAGTGAACTTTATCTTGATGACCTTAGTGAAATAATTGGAAAAATTAATAAACCTTGTTTTGCTGTTTTGGGAAATCACGATCATTGGACCAATGCGCAGGCTGTAAGAAAAGCTCTGAAAAAAAGTGGCGTAGAGGTATTGGACAACGCCAACACTATTATCAACATCGGTACAGATAGACTTCAGATTGTCGGACTAGATGATGCCTACACCAAACATGCAGACATTAAAAAAGCCGTTTTTGGGATGAAAAAAAATATTGCAACCTTAGGTTTGAGCCACATTGCCGAACAAGCAGATCTTTTATGGCCTCATCATGTTCCCTTAGTTCTTTCAGGACATACGCACGCAGGACAAATAACTGTAGCAGGAATTCATGAACTTATTTTAAAAAAAGTAGTAGGCCATCGTTATATTCACGGTTTTTATGGGCACCTAGATCAAGCTCATCCTCATGGCGCTGTGTATGTCTCTGCAGGTATTGGAGCCGCCGTTATGCCCATACGCTTAGGTGAAAAAGGCAAAAGAGAAGTAGCGCTCTTCGACCTTGGTGCTACCAAAGATAGCCTTGATCATGATTTTTACAAAAAATAA
- the raiA gene encoding ribosome-associated translation inhibitor RaiA yields MQTSVTFRHMTASDALKDHGIDKISRLAKWLGDNADAHIVLSTERYLFKAEVNINAHGLIICSKEVSSDMYNSIDRAVEKIEKQVKRYRERLSKDRPKNGSKLKMQFKLLEASGELDQEAPSDIPPTIVETKEFQARPMMLDEAVMQMDLLHNDILVFLNAKTDHINVLYRKKGNKYGLIETSNNGD; encoded by the coding sequence ATGCAAACATCAGTTACTTTTCGCCATATGACCGCAAGTGATGCTCTCAAAGACCATGGCATAGATAAGATAAGTCGTCTTGCAAAGTGGTTGGGAGATAATGCAGATGCTCATATTGTATTAAGTACGGAGCGTTATTTATTCAAAGCAGAAGTGAATATTAATGCTCACGGTTTGATTATCTGCAGTAAAGAAGTATCGAGCGATATGTATAATTCAATTGATCGTGCGGTAGAAAAAATTGAAAAGCAGGTAAAGCGCTACCGAGAAAGGCTTAGCAAGGACCGCCCAAAGAATGGTTCAAAACTTAAAATGCAATTTAAACTGCTTGAAGCAAGTGGTGAGCTTGATCAAGAAGCCCCTTCTGATATTCCACCAACCATTGTGGAAACGAAAGAGTTTCAAGCGCGACCAATGATGCTCGATGAAGCAGTAATGCAAATGGATTTGCTGCACAATGATATTTTAGTTTTTCTAAACGCTAAAACAGACCATATTAATGTGTTGTACCGCAAGAAAGGCAATAAGTATGGGCTCATTGAAACGAGTAACAATGGCGATTAG
- the rapZ gene encoding RNase adapter RapZ codes for MSRLIIISGRSGAGKTTAAHAFEDLGYFVVDNLPPQLLDDLLLLVKNSQERMKKIAIIADVREIEFLRTLPEKWQSINQNDYDKLLIFLDASDEKIIHRYQETKRRHPLNNGIGVRAALDRENKLLLPIKKLANKIIFTDNLTAHALRSFLQTEFSEETSYLNLTLMSFGFKYGVPNELDLCFDVRFLHNPFYQAQLRSKSGLEKEVFDYVFNFDEAKSFLQKLTDMIDFLYPLYHKEGKANLTIAVGCTGGRHRSVSIIEALYEQMKDKIDSIRVEHRDLDRHT; via the coding sequence ATGAGTCGCTTGATTATTATTTCGGGGCGCTCGGGGGCTGGCAAAACGACAGCTGCTCATGCTTTCGAAGATTTAGGGTATTTTGTGGTGGACAATCTGCCACCGCAACTGCTCGATGACCTTTTGTTATTGGTCAAAAATTCTCAAGAAAGAATGAAGAAAATTGCTATTATCGCTGATGTAAGAGAAATCGAATTTCTGCGGACGCTTCCCGAAAAATGGCAGTCTATCAATCAAAATGATTATGATAAGTTATTAATTTTTCTCGATGCTTCAGATGAAAAAATTATCCATCGCTATCAAGAAACTAAAAGACGCCACCCTCTTAATAACGGCATAGGAGTAAGAGCTGCTCTCGATAGAGAAAATAAACTTTTACTGCCGATCAAAAAATTAGCAAACAAAATTATTTTTACAGACAATCTCACTGCTCATGCATTGAGAAGTTTTTTACAAACTGAGTTCAGCGAAGAAACTAGTTATCTTAATCTTACTTTAATGAGTTTTGGTTTTAAGTATGGTGTTCCCAATGAGCTTGATCTTTGTTTTGATGTAAGATTTTTACATAATCCCTTTTATCAAGCACAACTGCGCTCTAAATCTGGACTGGAAAAAGAAGTTTTTGATTATGTTTTTAATTTTGATGAAGCCAAATCGTTTCTACAGAAATTAACTGATATGATTGATTTTCTTTATCCTCTCTATCATAAGGAAGGAAAAGCAAATCTCACAATTGCGGTTGGTTGTACAGGTGGACGCCATCGCTCGGTTTCCATAATCGAGGCATTGTATGAGCAGATGAAAGATAAAATTGATTCCATACGGGTTGAACATCGCGATCTTGACCGCCACACTTAG